The genomic region AAGCGCTGTCCGCTCTGCTAGCAACATTACGCCTCTCCGTCATTTTTCTTCGGCCTTCTCCCCATTACTTGTGCAGGATAGAGAGCCAATTTAAATGGAGATTTAAGCGTCAGCATGAATGAAATGTTGCTGGGAAAAGGGTAAATTTTTTGCTGTCGTACGCCGACGCCCGCCGAACGCCGATGCTCGGCGCTTTCTGAGCGGTCCGCCGCCGGCCTTGTAAAGGGCGCGAACGCCGCCGGCCTTGTAAAGGGCGCGAACGCCGCCGTCTCTTCAGTCTCATCTGCCGCCGCGCGGTGGCGCCACCGCCGCCTCGCTACTCGTCCCGGCGGCGGCGTCGGTCGCCCAGGAGAACTGCGATGTAGAGGCCCATCATGGCCGCGTGCGCGAGGATTCTCTCCTGGTGCTGTCCGTAGATATCCCGAAACAGCGTGTACATCGCTATCTCGGTGATTGCGGCCACAGCCCAGATGACTGGGCCCCACACGGCGTTGATCCAAAGGCCGACAGCCGCAAGGAGGTCGAGAATGCAAAGGACGATCATGGCGGCCTGCCACGGTCGTTCAAACGTCAGGAAGTGACCGGTATCAAGGCCGACACCCATGATCTGGGCCGCCCTCATCAAGCCCGCAAAGAGCAGGAGGAACGCGACGACACGCAGATAGTAGCGTGTCATGCGACCGCGGTTGGGGTCGTAGTCAAGGAGATCGACAGCGTCACTCATCCCCGATCTCCCGGTAAAGCGAGCTCTTCTTCGAGCGGAGCAAGATAGGCGTTGATCTCGGTCTCTTTCACATCGGCAAGGCCAGCGGGGTACCAGCGCGGTGCATGATCCTTGTCGATCAGCTGCGCGCGCACCCCTTCGTAAAAATCCTCTCCTGCAAGGATGCGATTGACGATGCGGTATTCCAGACGCATCGCCTCGGCAAAATCCATCTGCCTGCCAAGCCGCATCTGACACAGCGCAATCGCAAGGCTTGTGGGCGACATTCGGCCGATTGCTTGCAAAGCCTTCTGGCCGCGTTCCCATTCGGGCTTCGCCGCAAGGCGAGCCAGGATCTCGGCAATCGATGAGGCCGAGAAAGTGTCTTCGATCAGCTCGGCATCGTCGGCCAGGGCAGATCGTTCCTCTTCAGGGGCCTGCGCATATTCCTCAACCACTCGCCGGTGATCGTCTTCGCGCACCAGACCCTCGATCAGGGCGTCGAAACGGCGTGCAGGCACGGCATGCGTGGCGATACCGCTCCAGAGGCAATCCGCGCGGCCAATGCGACTTCCCGTCAGAGCGAGGTAGGTCCCCACGGAATACGGCATCTGAGGAAGGAAATGCGTCGCACCGACATCAGGGAAGAAGCCTATGCCGACCTCAGGCATGGCGAAGTTGATCCTCTCACCGGCAAGACGCACGCTTCCATGGACCGAAACGCCGAAACCTCCGCCCATGACGATCCCATCGACCAAGGCGATGTACGGTTTGGGATAGGTTTTGATGAGGTGGTTGAGACGGTATTCCTCTTGAAAGAACGTCAACGGCAGCGGCCCACCTTCGACCTTCGCCCAAAACCCTGCTTCCCATAGACGATGCAGATCGCCGCCAGCCGAAAATGCCTTCTCGTCGAGCGAGCGGATGGCCACATGCGCGACTTCGTCATCGTCACGCCATGCGCTCAGCGCGCTCAGCATGGCCTGCACCATATCGAGGTTGAGAGCATTCAGGGCACGGCCGCGGTCGAGACTGATGAGACCCAGCCGCCCACGTTTCTCGATACGGATGTCGTCGTCGGCTTTCAGCATCTCAGCAGCCATTTGCTGTTGCATCCGTTCTTCCTGGTGGAGGCGGAAGGCGACGGACCCGTTTCGGCGAGCAGCTGCGCAGGGAGCGCCATTTCGTCGCGCTCTACGCCCTGCACTCCCGCCCCGAGCGGGAGCCGATCGCCGCAAAGGTCAAATTTCATGCTGGAGCTTTATGCAGCGCCCGATCGAGCGTCAATGACGCCGCGGCTCTGCAGGTGAGCCATTCCCTTGGCGCGGCGTTTGCGCGGGTCTATGGTCGGAGCGACGAAACCGGGGGTT from Rhodopseudomonas julia harbors:
- a CDS encoding DUF6163 family protein, whose translation is MSDAVDLLDYDPNRGRMTRYYLRVVAFLLLFAGLMRAAQIMGVGLDTGHFLTFERPWQAAMIVLCILDLLAAVGLWINAVWGPVIWAVAAITEIAMYTLFRDIYGQHQERILAHAAMMGLYIAVLLGDRRRRRDE
- a CDS encoding enoyl-CoA hydratase/isomerase family protein; amino-acid sequence: MQQQMAAEMLKADDDIRIEKRGRLGLISLDRGRALNALNLDMVQAMLSALSAWRDDDEVAHVAIRSLDEKAFSAGGDLHRLWEAGFWAKVEGGPLPLTFFQEEYRLNHLIKTYPKPYIALVDGIVMGGGFGVSVHGSVRLAGERINFAMPEVGIGFFPDVGATHFLPQMPYSVGTYLALTGSRIGRADCLWSGIATHAVPARRFDALIEGLVREDDHRRVVEEYAQAPEEERSALADDAELIEDTFSASSIAEILARLAAKPEWERGQKALQAIGRMSPTSLAIALCQMRLGRQMDFAEAMRLEYRIVNRILAGEDFYEGVRAQLIDKDHAPRWYPAGLADVKETEINAYLAPLEEELALPGDRG